The following coding sequences are from one Nonlabens arenilitoris window:
- a CDS encoding DUF6252 family protein, translating to MKLLNMCLCAMLLLCTISCENDDSPECQGIDCLPPITQTGAGTFGCLVNGEPYFAFGGVNAQYQLVNGSYNLLIGFDRDVGFPESISIIGNGQINENGQYILGDPTNEILFGNIVFSYNEQSLEFNENTTSNLHLGTTTITKLDETNQIISGTFEFEILNLENNQVYQITEGRFDSFYTN from the coding sequence ATGAAACTATTAAATATGTGCTTGTGCGCAATGCTTTTATTGTGCACAATTTCTTGTGAAAACGACGACTCTCCAGAATGTCAAGGAATAGACTGCCTACCACCCATTACACAAACTGGTGCTGGTACTTTTGGGTGTCTTGTTAATGGAGAACCTTACTTTGCATTTGGAGGTGTAAATGCTCAATATCAATTAGTGAATGGATCTTACAATTTATTAATTGGATTTGATCGAGATGTCGGATTTCCAGAGTCTATAAGTATAATTGGAAACGGTCAAATCAATGAAAACGGTCAGTATATTTTAGGAGACCCCACAAATGAAATTTTATTCGGTAATATAGTATTCTCTTATAATGAACAAAGTTTAGAATTTAATGAGAATACAACTAGCAACCTACATCTGGGGACTACCACTATTACTAAGTTAGACGAAACAAACCAAATAATCTCAGGTACTTTTGAATTCGAAATTCTAAACTTAGAGAACAATCAAGTTTATCAAATTACAGAAG